CTTCCAGATAGTATATGGTGTatcctttataaatatttttgatcatATAACTTTTTACAcatttatatgcacatatataattcttaaataaatacTTCCAAATATAAGTAATTTCACATCAAGCTTCACAGGATAAAAACATGTAAACATACACACCTGGTTCTGGTCAAGTTAAACACAAAAACCACAAGGTAACCACATGTTAAAGAGTGCACTTGAAGGGGAATGAGGGAAGGAACAGACATGTAAACAACAAAGGTGAGCAGCTGTACCACAAAGGCCCTGCGAGGGTCCATTTCTTAAGGCTGTAGTAGCAAAAAGCTCCTTGTTCAGTTTAGACTTCTCCCTTCACCCTGTCACATTTATTCTTGAGGGACTTCAAAATGAGTGTGGAAATTCTGTAAACACTAGACTAGAACTGAGTCAATCCTGTTGAAAACAGAGATGACAAAATAAACCATAAACTACAGTCATATTCATTTCATCAAACAATAACGTTAAGGACTTTTTGTTACAGTTCACCACAGTAAAGCACTATAACCTTGAAATGGGGATggaagaaaacagagatggaTGCTTTATAAAAAGGGCTTCAATAGCCTGTGAATGATAGATGTGTCtataaacagaaaacaagcaaCAGCGGATGGCAGAGCCTTAGCACACTAGACCACATGCCACAGCATAATGCTACAGAttcaaactgaaatatttttttccagctcaTAATGAAGCAAGTCCCACTGGTCCTTTGAAAAGAAATCTCATCATTTCCCAgtgaaataaaacacttaaacAACAGATTGGCCAGCCGAAGCATGACAAGCTcttttttactgcttttaaagGGCATCTCACCCTCTCGCACCTGAGTAGGCTCCGAAAATTGACCGCAGTGAGCACCGGATGCCTCAGCACTCAGCCTCTGAGGATCCTCTCCCAGGCCCTCTGGGTCTGCATGCTTGTAAAAACAGTTATCTCCAAATGGGCAGAAACCCCTGCCTCCTGCGAAATACCTGCAAGTCTTGTTGCTCATTGCCTCCTTGTATTGCTGAATaagtttctgcttctcttcctcctcctccacccagaACTCACTGGGAATCACAAAGTTGGAGGTGACCCTGCACTGTGGACAGGACTTGACGATCCTGTTGCCAAACTGCTTGTCAGTCCTCCACCTGCGGATACACCTAAGACAGTAGGTGTGGGTGCAGTTGGAGAGGATGCCAAAGCGGCAGTCACTGGGGTTGGCTTTCTCATAGACAACCTCCATGCAGATGCCACACACTTTGTCCATACTTCGCTGAACTGCAAACGAGAGCTCCATATCCTTCTCGTGTGCTTCAATGCAAGCCTTTATATGGTCTGCCCTCTGTGCAGCATCCACAGGGTGCAAGACCTGAAGCCCACACATATCACATATCTCTCCATGGACATACATACAGCTCTCCCCACGAAAGCACTGCCCCATAGCCGCATCTCGGCAAAGCTGCTGCCCACTGCCCACTGCAATCTGTTCCCTCTCAGTCACTGGGCTCTGCACAGAAGCCCTGGGAACAGAAGGGATCATGCGGCCCCGGTAGGGTTGCCCAGGAACAAACTCAATGGCATTCTCCCAACCTTCCACACCAGCTCCTCCGGCAGCTTCAAGGCCTGCATTGTCTCTCTCAGCTTCAAAGAAACCCCCTTCAGCAGCTAAGCCAATCGCAGGCAAGGAGCAGGCGAACGCAACAGAGGAGGCTTCAGCCACTTCCTGAGGCAAGGTCTCAATATGCGCAGCCGTGCTAGGGCTTGGGTCTGCGGAGGCCCCAGGCGGTGAGCCAGGGCTCTCCCCAGCCTGCAGCCGGCCCGAGAGGTCATGGGAATAACGACAGTTCTCCCCCTCCTTGCAAAGCCCATGCAGAAAATACCTGCAGGTGACTTGCTTTGTCCAGCTGCCGCTGCTCCGGCCCTGCAAGCGActgggccccgcccctcccccagaggccTGGGCAGGCCTCCGACGTGACGCACGGAGGGGGGCCGGGCCTGCAGCCGCAAATTGCCGGAAGACCGGGCGCATGTGGAGTGAAGGCCCAGGTGCACCCTCCCCTGCCACCTCGGCCCCCGCAGGTGCCCCAGATGCCTCAGAGGCTTCAGTGGGAGCTGCAGGCTCTTCCATGGCAAATTCTTCTCCCCAGATGGTACCGGAACTGCTCCGGTGTCTCTTCCTTTAGgcttgaggcccagagagcccgAGCTGGTACCGGGGTCTCTTCCTTACGAAGTGTgcatctcttttccttctccccctgctctcttccTGTGCTTGTGGGTTCCTACTTCCTCCTCTGGGCAGGCGCGGCGGACACTTCCTGTGGGAGCAACGTCAGCCCGGGATCCACTCTGTTGTCTGCACTGTGTGTACGCTGGATGCGCTGGTTCCGCATCCTCCTTTGTTCTCGGCTGCTGGGCTGCCCCGCCCCTTCAGGCCTCTGCACCTGCTGCTCTGCACTCCCGCTGCCGGATCGCAATCCCTCCCGCTTGCAGTCTCCTCTGGAGGACGTAATTACAGATCCTTGAGGTTTTGATTTCATGTCTCCCAGTATTCATTCAGACACATTgtattctattgctttttttgtatggtctgttttaaaaatcgtaatcctccccctgccccagattTATTCTGGAACGTCACACCCATACACTTTATAAATCCTTTTTCTGCTCGCTCCATTTTATGTCTACATAGGGCTTTGTGTGcatgctcctcctccccccccccccccacccgtgtTACGGCTGTCACTGTGGAAAGCTTTTTCTTCGCAAGACATGATTTCTTTTGGTCTCTCTTCCGGAAAATCTCACAAGCTGATGCTGGAAATGCTTTTCGCCAGCGAGACATTAGCAGGGAGTGCTTCTGATCAGAGGCCACTTCAGCGCTTTTCAGATGTCTTAGTTTATTGGATTTTCCAATTCTGTCTCCTGCTGTGCAGAAGCTGCTGCCTTTGTCAGATCCTGATGCGGGCATAATTAGCCACTGTCCCCTGTGTGACCctggcttttattttctcctcGCTTGACTCATGGTGgccctttgtttctctttatttccctgAGGTTTGTCCTGCATTGTGGCAGGCCAGCCGTTCATAATGCATGCTCTATCATCCTGCCCAGAAGtagtgctttttaattttctctgtgaGCTCTTTGTTGTTTTGGAAATATGTTTCAGtagaatggtttaaaaaaaaagaaaaaaacctcctCTGCTAAGATTACTTATCATGGATGTACACTGAATTTTATCATGTAGTTTTCTGCATTGAGAAATGATCTtatgttttttcccctttacgCTCTTAATGTGATTACTTGCACTGACAGActtccaaatatttaatttaccattttttCCAAGAGTAAATCTGCATTACGAtgctttatcattatatatatattattggattTTCTTTGCCAAAGTGGGTTTCTTGGAATTTAGTGCCTAAAACTTAAAATGAGGGTGCCTGAATATAGCAGAGGAATCAGAttgaagcaaataataaaaaacaaacacgAGGTAAGGGTAATGAATCAGTGTAATCCTTTAAATGAATTACTGAGAGCTAAATTTCtggtgaaatttatttaaaaatgaaggagcctcaaataatatcagaaattttaaaaataggatatcATTACATTAATAACATGAAAAATCATGAGAGGATATCAGAAACAAGGCTGAGCCATTAAGtgtgaaaatttattaaaattgatcATATTTCTAGAGCCacagctattattaaaaatagcagGAGCAGTAAAAAGAAATGCCCTATTACATAAGTTAAATATGTAACTAAAAGTAGTCCTGTAAGTGAAGGATTTTAAAGCTTTCCATCTGAAATAAATAGGCAAAGTGCTATATTGTCAATCCTAGCCAGTGCCATGagtcaagcaaataaataaaatattttttaattgtaaaataattattaataggaGAAAGCAGAAAATTGAGGAGAAATATTGATAAACCAACAGGTTTAATAAGCACATGTAGCAAGGACATTGGATAGAAGTGTAGTACACCAAACAGTTGTATTTCTATTTCAGTTAATATACTTAAACACTTAAAATTCATAACATAACACCATAAAAGGTTAACTACCCTAGAAATCAAACTAAATGAGGTTGTAGAAATTAAAGTCATGTTTTATTTAGGAAGATTTAAGTAAGCCAGGGGATATCCTATTCATGCAGTAGAAGCTAAGCTCAATATTTTCAAAAGGTAAACTTTCCCTCTTTTGGTAATTATGAGAATATTGCTGTTTTCCACCATGAATGTAGGAAATCTTGGGGCTTTTGAATTCCTTCTTTTGTATTGTTACTGGGTTTTGTGTTGGGGATGCCAGTTCTTCCAAAGTCtaacttgctttctctctcctctcataaATGCATTGGTTGCTGAGTATTCTTTTGACAGCCCCAAAGATTTTCATAGGAAAAAACTTGGAGAATGGGTTTATATATCAGGCTTTTTACAGATTCACAAACCTAACAATCTTGATTATCAAACTATTATTTGTTAAATGGTAATATGTTCCCAGCAAtatgtttaatttatatttgatCCACTTTTTATAGGTCAGCACTGTCCAGtagaattttctgtgatgattTGATGTATATGCTATTCAGTATTCCAGTTTGGTAGCTATTAGCCCcatgtggctctttttttttttaagagagctagcacaagagagagggggaggggcagagagcaagaGCCTGAGAATCTTAGATAAGCTTCCTGCAGACCTTAATCTCAttaccttgagatcaagacctgagccaaaatcaagggtcagctgCTAAACTGAcagaaccacccagatgccccaggccCATGTGGCttttgagtacttgaaatgtgactagaaTGACTGAGGgactgaatttaatttttaatttaatttaaatagctaCATAGGGCTAGTAGCTATAATACTGGACAGTGAAGTTCTAGATTGTATTAGACCAAATATCTcctcacaaaaaaagaaacatattttatttaaattcagttttcaacatatagcgtaacacccaatgctcatctcatcaagtgccctccttagtgccagtcacccagttaccccatccccctcccacctccccttccgcaactcTGTTtgttcccagacttaggagtctctcatggtttgtctccctctctaatttttcccactgagGAAGAGAATCTCTAAAGCCTATGCAGCAGGCATGGGGCAGCATTTATTTTCATACACTCACTTGTGCGGCTGTCAATTGTGTTCATGTCCTACCATCCATAGTGAACTATATCTTCTAGTTTTATAGTGCAAATATTCCATATATGCTGTTAGAAACTAAAATTGTACTGCATGATTTTAAATATGTGAGATTGAATATCTATAAATAGGGGAGTGCATGTAGAAAGAATAAGCAAATACTTCCCATTTTGGTCACATATCTATTCTCAGTGAATTTTCTCTGACTGTAATAGTCCTGTTTTGtcctgctttttgtctttttgtttttaatatttatttatttatttatttatttatttatttatttattggcactGATGTTTTCATGTAGTCTCTGAGAATACACATCTGATCATGTCTTTAGTTATTTGGCTCAGCTGAGGGCTCTTTTCCCAAAAACCCACTTGGCCTCAGGACTGGGACCTGAGACCAATTTGTGCACACAGCAGTTTTCAGGGCAACACAGGAGTTCCTCAGTGGTCAGGATTTAGATGTCCAAgtggaatgaatgaaaacaatggCTCCACTGAGCAGGCTGCACTAAGCACTTAGGTCACAGAATGACAAGGAGGGAGGTGATTTATAGCACTGCAGGGCTGAGGCACAGCCCAGGCATCATAAGAAAAGCCCTAGAGGCAGGATACTAGTTCA
The Canis lupus baileyi chromosome 2, mCanLup2.hap1, whole genome shotgun sequence genome window above contains:
- the MKRN3 gene encoding LOW QUALITY PROTEIN: E3 ubiquitin-protein ligase makorin-3 (The sequence of the model RefSeq protein was modified relative to this genomic sequence to represent the inferred CDS: inserted 1 base in 1 codon), producing the protein MEEPAAPTEASEASGAPAGAEVAGEGAPGPSLHMRPVFRQFAAAGPAPLRASRRRPAQASGGGAGPSRLQGRSSGSWTKQVTCRYFLHGLCKEGENCRYSHDLSGRLQAGESPGSPPGASADPSPSTAAHIETLPQEVAEASSVAFACSLPAIGLAAEGGFFEAERDNAGLEAAGGAGVEGWENAIEFVPGQPYRGRMIPSVPRASVQSPVTEREQIAVGSGQQLCRDAAMGQCFRGESCMYVHGEICDMCGLQVLHPVDAAQRADHIKACIEAHEKDMELSFAVQRSMDKVCGICMEVVYEKANPSDCRFGILSNCTHTYCLRCIRRWRTDKQFGNRIVKSCPQCRVTSNFVIPSEFWVEEEEEKQKLIQQYKEAMSNKTCRYFAGGRGFCPFGDNCFYKHADPEGLGEDPQRLSAEASGAHCGQFSEPTQVREGEMPFKSSKKELVMLRLANLLFKCFISLGNDEIXFSKDQWDLLHYELEKNISV